One window of the Pedobacter ginsengisoli genome contains the following:
- a CDS encoding bacterioferritin-associated ferredoxin: MKGYSCLEAAKKNEPVSGKLVCSCNNVGAGNILNKITSGCSDFKKLCESTGAGMGCGSCKPEVKLILQEALKEEVLEK, translated from the coding sequence ATAAAAGGTTACAGTTGCTTAGAAGCGGCAAAAAAAAACGAGCCTGTATCAGGCAAACTGGTATGCAGCTGCAATAATGTTGGCGCAGGAAATATCCTCAATAAAATAACCTCAGGCTGTTCCGATTTTAAGAAATTATGCGAATCAACAGGCGCAGGAATGGGATGCGGCTCATGCAAACCTGAGGTTAAGCTTATACTTCAGGAAGCATTAAAAGAAGAGGTTTTAGAAAAATAG
- a CDS encoding nitrate reductase yields the protein MSGDKNKIFKSTCCYCGVGCGVNITLEKNKTITVQGDKDHPVNHGMLCSKGLNLQYTVNDKSDRLLYPQMRYNKNMPMQKVSWDDALNRTAAVFKTFIDKYGPDSVAFYASGQCLTEEYYVINKLIKGFIGSNNIDTNSRLCMSSAVTAYKMALGEDSVPICYDDIELADCLFITGANPAWCHPILWRRVEAHKAANPNVKIIIADPRITDSCSLADLHLQINPGTDVTLNHAIGRALIETGNVDIDFINNHTEGFADYKQRVFERTLSESAKICGVTVSEILLAATYIGDAKGFLTMWTMGLNQSSIGVNKNLSLINLNLITGHIGKPGSGPFSLTGQPNAMGGREVGGLANLLPAHRDLSNEAHRQEIQKFWGGTTISGKTGLTATEMFEALHDGRLKAIWILCTNPLTSLPNARFAEEALKRAKFVVVQEITDKAETLAYADVILPAAAWTEKEGTMTNSERRISHLNKVIEAPGEALPDAEIICRFAKKMGYKGFEYNSMEDIYKEHAKLTYRTSINIHGLDYKQIDKSHTLQWPFNKRTESGTKRLFTNHLFHTSSKRAIIHSPSDEIKSELPDEDFPFILTTGRIRDQWHTMSKTGKVSKLKQHIKDAFMEINPADAAFLSIEDNQVIVVRSRRGEVQVKARLSASIKQGVVFLPMHWGKILGSDLNRANNITSTILDPISKEPDFKYCAVSIEKFKKDFQKIVIIGAGAGAYGFVKSYREINKDDQITIFSKENFPFYNRVMLPDYISGEQKWEQLVKMKDDEEPEYNIKLLRGVSVEKVNREQKYVTDSTGKKTSYDVLVMATGSRSTLPKNAPSLPGIFTMRSRTDADNFKKHIPKNAHVVVVGGGLLGLEMAASLREIGVKITIIHRVSRFLNRQLDPLGSQMLHDEMVDQGCDIYYNDEVQLYYGRSKLTGIELKSGRRINCDAIILAIGTTPNIELAKEIGLECKRGVLVNERLQTNDPSIYAIGEIAEFEGTLYGITAAAEQQAEVVAKFHNGDISSYYKGSLFMNIIKIHGFDLCSIGLSECPDDKNYEEIVFIDKAKRYYKKCIIHQDRLVGTILIGDKTEFLEFRELIANKIELSDKRLQLLRSGKKKRACIRQTGMQLQ from the coding sequence ATGTCTGGAGATAAGAACAAGATTTTTAAAAGTACCTGTTGCTATTGTGGCGTTGGCTGTGGCGTAAACATTACTTTAGAAAAAAACAAAACCATTACAGTGCAGGGCGACAAGGACCATCCTGTAAACCATGGTATGCTTTGCAGCAAGGGCCTTAATCTCCAATATACAGTAAACGACAAAAGCGATCGCCTGCTTTACCCTCAAATGAGGTATAATAAAAACATGCCGATGCAAAAGGTAAGCTGGGACGATGCCTTAAACCGGACGGCAGCTGTTTTTAAAACGTTTATTGATAAATACGGACCAGACTCTGTTGCTTTTTACGCATCCGGACAATGCCTTACTGAAGAATACTATGTTATCAATAAATTAATTAAAGGCTTTATAGGCAGCAACAATATCGATACCAATTCCCGCCTTTGTATGAGCAGTGCGGTTACTGCTTATAAAATGGCTTTGGGCGAAGATAGTGTCCCTATTTGTTATGATGACATTGAACTTGCAGATTGCCTTTTTATTACCGGTGCCAACCCTGCGTGGTGCCATCCAATACTTTGGCGCAGAGTTGAGGCCCATAAAGCTGCAAATCCTAACGTTAAAATTATTATTGCTGATCCTAGAATTACAGACTCTTGCAGCCTTGCAGATCTTCACCTGCAAATCAATCCGGGAACTGATGTAACACTAAACCATGCAATAGGACGAGCTCTTATTGAAACAGGAAATGTTGATATTGATTTCATAAATAACCACACAGAAGGCTTTGCAGATTATAAACAAAGGGTATTTGAAAGAACCTTGTCAGAATCAGCCAAAATATGTGGAGTTACCGTATCTGAAATACTACTTGCGGCAACATATATTGGTGATGCCAAAGGCTTTTTAACCATGTGGACAATGGGACTTAACCAAAGTTCTATTGGTGTAAACAAAAATCTGAGCCTGATTAACTTAAATCTAATTACAGGCCATATTGGAAAGCCTGGTTCAGGCCCCTTCTCACTTACCGGACAGCCCAATGCCATGGGTGGCCGTGAGGTGGGCGGCCTTGCAAATCTTCTTCCGGCACATCGTGATTTATCCAATGAAGCACATCGTCAGGAAATACAAAAATTCTGGGGTGGCACTACAATTTCCGGCAAAACAGGACTTACGGCTACCGAAATGTTCGAAGCGCTGCATGATGGACGACTTAAAGCAATATGGATACTTTGTACAAACCCCTTAACAAGCCTGCCTAATGCCCGGTTTGCTGAAGAAGCGTTAAAAAGAGCAAAATTCGTTGTTGTACAGGAAATTACTGATAAGGCAGAGACACTTGCCTATGCTGATGTTATTTTACCCGCAGCAGCCTGGACTGAAAAAGAAGGTACAATGACCAATTCTGAAAGAAGGATTAGCCACCTGAACAAGGTTATTGAGGCACCCGGCGAAGCCCTTCCGGATGCCGAAATCATTTGCCGTTTTGCCAAAAAAATGGGCTACAAGGGTTTTGAGTATAACAGCATGGAGGATATTTATAAAGAACATGCTAAACTCACCTACAGAACCAGTATTAACATACACGGGCTAGATTATAAACAAATTGACAAAAGTCATACCCTGCAATGGCCTTTTAACAAAAGAACTGAAAGTGGCACAAAACGACTGTTTACAAATCATTTATTCCATACCAGCTCAAAGAGAGCAATTATACATAGCCCTTCAGATGAAATAAAGAGCGAACTTCCTGATGAGGATTTTCCATTTATATTAACCACAGGCAGGATTCGGGACCAGTGGCACACTATGTCTAAAACAGGCAAAGTAAGTAAGCTTAAACAGCATATTAAAGATGCCTTTATGGAAATCAACCCTGCCGATGCAGCGTTCTTATCTATAGAAGACAATCAGGTTATAGTAGTCCGATCCAGAAGAGGTGAAGTGCAGGTAAAAGCCAGACTATCAGCTTCTATAAAGCAAGGCGTGGTATTTCTGCCTATGCACTGGGGAAAAATATTGGGCAGCGACTTAAACCGGGCCAACAATATTACCAGCACCATTTTAGACCCAATATCAAAAGAACCTGATTTTAAATATTGTGCTGTAAGCATTGAAAAGTTCAAAAAGGATTTCCAAAAAATAGTGATTATTGGTGCAGGAGCCGGCGCATATGGCTTTGTCAAATCTTATAGAGAAATTAATAAGGACGATCAAATCACAATCTTCAGTAAAGAGAATTTTCCGTTTTACAATCGCGTAATGCTGCCAGACTACATAAGCGGAGAGCAAAAGTGGGAACAGCTGGTAAAAATGAAAGACGATGAAGAGCCTGAGTATAATATAAAGCTGTTAAGGGGTGTAAGTGTAGAGAAAGTTAATAGAGAACAGAAATACGTAACAGACTCAACAGGTAAAAAAACTTCGTACGATGTGTTGGTAATGGCTACCGGAAGCCGCTCTACCCTTCCTAAAAATGCGCCTTCATTACCCGGCATATTTACTATGAGGAGCCGGACAGATGCAGATAATTTCAAAAAACATATCCCTAAAAACGCTCATGTAGTTGTTGTAGGTGGTGGTTTACTTGGTCTGGAAATGGCCGCTTCATTACGAGAAATTGGGGTAAAAATAACCATCATTCATAGGGTATCCAGATTTCTAAACCGACAACTTGATCCTTTGGGAAGCCAGATGCTTCATGATGAAATGGTAGATCAGGGCTGTGATATTTATTATAATGATGAAGTACAGCTTTACTATGGCCGCTCTAAGCTTACCGGTATAGAACTAAAAAGCGGACGCAGAATTAATTGCGATGCAATTATATTAGCTATTGGCACCACTCCTAATATTGAACTGGCTAAAGAAATAGGACTGGAATGTAAGCGCGGCGTACTTGTAAATGAGCGCTTACAAACTAACGATCCTTCCATTTACGCAATAGGCGAAATTGCCGAATTTGAAGGAACACTATACGGAATAACCGCAGCGGCGGAACAGCAGGCCGAAGTGGTAGCTAAATTTCACAATGGAGACATTAGCAGCTATTACAAAGGTAGTCTGTTCATGAACATCATAAAAATCCATGGATTTGATCTATGCAGCATCGGACTATCGGAATGCCCGGATGATAAAAACTACGAAGAGATTGTTTTTATAGATAAGGCAAAGCGCTATTATAAAAAATGTATTATCCATCAGGACAGACTTGTTGGAACAATCCTTATCGGGGATAAAACTGAGTTTCTTGAATTTAGGGAACTAATAGCCAATAAAATAGAGCTAAGCGATAAAAGGTTACAGTTGCTTAGAAGCGGCAAAAAAAAACGAGCCTGTATCAGGCAAACTGGTATGCAGCTGCAATAA
- a CDS encoding NarK family nitrate/nitrite MFS transporter, giving the protein MTEELKPLKKLNIFSTKGIQMKTFHITWITFFFCFFGWFGVAPLMPLIREQLHLSKDQIGNIIIASVSATIIARLIIGKLCDTLGPRLSYTILLALGSIPVMCIGLSNSYESFLLFRFVIGIIGASFVITQFHTSMMFAPNVIGTANAVTGGWGNLGGGVTNLIMPLVAAGFAGMGFVSHANSWRVAMIIPGVILLIMAFVYYRYTKDTPAGNFKDLQVIKVKKAQKGSFITALKDYRTWVLALAYAACFGIEITVDNVAATFFTDQFGASIIMAGAMASIFGGMNIFARALGGFVSDKVGKSYGLRGKGILLGMLLVLEGIGISLFAQSQTLGLAIAAMLLFALFLKMANGGTYGIVPFINKDAIGSVSGIVGAGGNIGAMLVGFLFKSEHLTYADAFHYIGIGVAIIGLLVFITRFQLKRSENTETVNQFQQA; this is encoded by the coding sequence ATGACCGAAGAACTTAAACCACTAAAAAAACTTAACATCTTTTCAACGAAAGGCATTCAAATGAAAACCTTTCACATTACCTGGATAACCTTCTTTTTCTGCTTTTTTGGTTGGTTTGGTGTAGCTCCGCTCATGCCTCTTATCAGAGAACAATTGCATTTAAGTAAAGACCAGATTGGCAATATCATAATTGCATCGGTTTCAGCAACAATTATTGCCAGGCTAATTATCGGCAAACTATGTGATACTTTAGGACCTAGGTTATCCTATACAATACTTCTTGCCCTTGGTTCAATCCCTGTAATGTGCATAGGGCTAAGCAACAGCTACGAAAGCTTTCTTTTGTTCCGCTTTGTTATTGGAATTATCGGCGCTTCGTTTGTAATTACCCAGTTCCATACTTCAATGATGTTTGCCCCTAATGTAATAGGAACAGCAAATGCAGTTACAGGCGGATGGGGAAACCTTGGTGGCGGAGTTACAAACCTGATAATGCCCCTTGTAGCAGCAGGCTTTGCCGGAATGGGCTTTGTAAGCCATGCAAACTCATGGAGAGTTGCCATGATAATTCCCGGAGTAATTCTATTAATTATGGCTTTTGTTTACTACAGGTATACAAAAGATACTCCCGCCGGAAACTTTAAAGACCTGCAGGTTATTAAAGTTAAAAAAGCCCAAAAGGGTTCTTTTATAACGGCATTAAAAGATTACAGAACATGGGTGTTAGCATTAGCTTATGCGGCATGTTTTGGCATAGAAATAACAGTTGATAATGTAGCTGCAACCTTTTTTACAGATCAGTTTGGAGCATCAATCATCATGGCCGGTGCAATGGCAAGCATATTTGGTGGTATGAATATTTTTGCAAGGGCACTAGGCGGTTTTGTTAGCGATAAAGTAGGAAAATCATATGGTCTTAGAGGCAAAGGAATATTACTAGGGATGCTTTTAGTTTTAGAAGGAATTGGCATTAGTTTGTTTGCGCAATCTCAAACATTAGGCCTGGCAATAGCAGCAATGCTTTTATTTGCACTATTCCTAAAGATGGCCAATGGTGGAACTTATGGCATTGTACCTTTTATTAATAAAGATGCAATTGGTTCAGTAAGCGGCATTGTAGGTGCAGGCGGAAACATTGGCGCTATGCTGGTAGGCTTTCTATTTAAATCAGAACACCTTACCTATGCCGATGCATTTCATTACATCGGTATTGGAGTAGCCATAATTGGCCTTCTGGTATTTATTACACGATTCCAGTTAAAAAGATCTGAAAATACAGAAACAGTAAATCAGTTTCAACAAGCTTAA
- a CDS encoding molybdopterin molybdotransferase MoeA translates to MISFEEAISTISSLAQPFEKEYISLENAENRILAENIYADRDYPPFNRAAMDGYAIMLSDWNKGLRTYSITEIIYAGDVSKSDLTSGHCYKIMTGAATPETADVIIRKEDTHEINNEVSIIAETAKHFQNIALKGQDVKNQALILSAPHKCTPQTISLLAAVGKATLQVYKLPTVAVITTGNEVIAPGKPIAAHQIRNSNQFLLKALLKKWDITPQICEHIQDNKEALTKAFKEGIKNQLAIINGGVSAGDADYVPAVLKSLGVEMIFHKVKIRPGKPLWIGKTPTGGIVFALPGNPLSCLTTFTIFVEDYLYKCFGFSNRPVYRFPLLENRIKKHQLTDFFPVKINRLQQGLNLIPYNGSGDITAGLDASGLALQPDVTEEFKKEDIISFYPFNNSL, encoded by the coding sequence ATGATAAGTTTTGAAGAAGCTATAAGTACAATATCCAGTCTGGCACAACCCTTCGAGAAGGAATACATAAGTCTGGAAAACGCTGAAAACAGAATATTAGCCGAAAATATTTATGCCGACCGCGACTATCCCCCATTCAACAGGGCCGCTATGGATGGCTACGCAATTATGCTTAGCGACTGGAACAAAGGCTTAAGAACCTACAGCATAACCGAAATCATTTATGCGGGTGACGTTTCAAAAAGTGACTTAACCTCCGGACATTGCTACAAAATCATGACCGGAGCGGCTACTCCAGAAACAGCAGATGTTATCATTAGAAAAGAAGACACACATGAAATCAACAATGAAGTCTCTATAATAGCCGAAACAGCAAAACATTTTCAAAACATAGCCCTAAAAGGGCAAGATGTTAAAAACCAAGCTCTAATACTATCTGCTCCTCACAAATGCACTCCACAAACTATAAGCCTGCTGGCCGCCGTAGGAAAAGCAACATTACAAGTTTATAAATTGCCTACAGTTGCGGTTATAACTACCGGCAATGAAGTGATAGCACCAGGCAAGCCAATAGCGGCCCATCAAATTCGTAACAGCAACCAATTCCTTTTAAAAGCACTTTTAAAAAAATGGGACATTACCCCCCAAATTTGTGAGCATATACAAGACAATAAGGAAGCACTCACAAAAGCATTTAAAGAAGGCATTAAAAATCAACTTGCCATTATAAATGGAGGCGTATCTGCAGGTGATGCCGATTATGTACCGGCTGTTTTAAAATCCCTGGGTGTTGAAATGATATTTCACAAAGTTAAAATACGACCTGGAAAACCATTATGGATAGGAAAAACCCCAACAGGGGGTATTGTTTTTGCACTACCCGGCAATCCACTATCCTGCCTTACTACCTTCACAATATTCGTGGAAGATTATCTGTACAAATGCTTCGGCTTCTCTAACCGCCCTGTATACAGGTTCCCTTTACTAGAAAACAGAATTAAAAAACATCAGTTAACAGACTTTTTCCCTGTTAAAATCAACAGATTACAACAGGGCCTAAACCTTATCCCTTACAATGGATCTGGTGATATTACCGCAGGCCTTGATGCAAGCGGACTGGCACTTCAGCCTGATGTAACAGAAGAATTTAAAAAAGAAGATATCATTAGTTTTTACCCATTTAACAATAGTTTATAG
- the moaCB gene encoding bifunctional molybdenum cofactor biosynthesis protein MoaC/MoaB: MRDITSKQITLRTARAVASIFCSTETISLIKNNELPKGNLFDVARAAGFLGAKLTPQLLPHCHPVNIDSMDISFSFSKTGIEILGEAKSIGRTGIEMEILTAVSIAALEIYDMLKPVDTQLEIGNIKLLQKTGGKSDRKKYFSTSPSCAVLVCSDSTAAGKREDKSGLLIKSILQQANAKVVAYEIVCDDKELIQKQILKWVAEDIHFIFTTGGTGLGPRDNTVSAVSEILERDADGITEAMRNFGQMRTPMAMMSRAVAGSIAHSLIVTLPGSTDGARESIEAIIPGIFHARKMMKGGGH, translated from the coding sequence ATGCGCGACATAACCAGCAAACAAATCACATTAAGAACAGCCAGAGCAGTTGCATCAATTTTTTGTTCAACAGAAACAATTTCCTTGATCAAAAACAATGAACTCCCTAAAGGCAATCTTTTTGATGTGGCCAGAGCAGCTGGTTTTTTAGGTGCCAAATTAACCCCTCAACTACTCCCTCATTGCCATCCTGTTAATATTGACAGTATGGATATCTCTTTCAGCTTTAGCAAAACAGGTATCGAAATACTAGGCGAGGCAAAATCCATTGGTCGCACCGGTATAGAAATGGAAATTCTTACAGCTGTTTCTATTGCTGCATTGGAGATCTACGACATGCTAAAACCTGTAGATACTCAGTTAGAAATTGGCAACATTAAACTTCTGCAAAAAACTGGTGGTAAAAGTGATCGAAAAAAATACTTCTCTACCTCTCCTAGCTGTGCAGTTTTGGTATGTTCAGACTCAACCGCAGCAGGAAAACGTGAAGACAAAAGTGGATTATTAATCAAAAGTATACTTCAACAGGCAAACGCAAAGGTAGTGGCTTACGAAATAGTTTGTGATGACAAAGAACTAATACAAAAACAGATATTAAAATGGGTTGCAGAGGATATTCATTTCATTTTTACTACAGGAGGAACAGGATTAGGACCCCGCGACAATACAGTTAGTGCTGTAAGTGAAATACTGGAACGTGATGCCGACGGAATTACCGAAGCCATGAGAAATTTCGGACAAATGCGAACCCCAATGGCAATGATGAGCAGGGCTGTTGCCGGATCCATTGCACATTCCCTAATTGTAACATTACCCGGAAGTACAGATGGCGCAAGGGAATCTATAGAGGCTATAATCCCCGGCATTTTTCATGCACGGAAAATGATGAAAGGTGGAGGACATTAG
- the nirD gene encoding nitrite reductase small subunit NirD translates to MVEITTNWFEACRVEDAVQNGGVCVKCGEEQIALFYFTRRNEWYATQNLCPHRRQMALSRGMIGSVGEDPKIACPFHKKTFSLSTGECLSGDECAIQTYPVKVEDGLVYIGLQN, encoded by the coding sequence ATGGTAGAAATTACAACAAACTGGTTTGAAGCATGCCGCGTTGAAGACGCCGTACAAAACGGAGGAGTATGTGTTAAATGCGGAGAGGAACAAATTGCACTATTCTATTTTACCCGCAGAAATGAATGGTACGCAACACAAAATTTATGCCCCCACCGCAGACAAATGGCTCTTAGCCGTGGTATGATCGGCTCTGTTGGCGAAGACCCTAAAATAGCTTGTCCTTTTCACAAAAAGACATTTTCACTTTCTACAGGCGAGTGCCTGAGCGGAGATGAATGCGCCATCCAAACCTACCCTGTTAAGGTTGAAGATGGGCTAGTATACATCGGCTTACAAAATTAA
- the nirB gene encoding nitrite reductase large subunit NirB, which produces MNQKIIVVIGNGMVGYKFCEKITDKSDNFKIFVFGEEPRRAYDRVHLSEYFNGKTAEDLSLSHENWYNEKNITLYLGDPVKEIDRDNKTIHSNKGLTLNYDYLVLATGSSAFVPDIPGVDKEGVFVYRTIEDLELIKNYALNAKTGAVLGGGLLGLEAAKALIDLNLEETNVIEFAPRLMPRQIDNTGSLMLQTKLNALGLAIHTNKGTSSIEGTDRIEALKFNDGSELKTDILVISAGIRPRDELAKLCGIEVGTRGGILVNEFMQTSDPSVFAIGECALFNHNIYGLIAPGYEMAEVVAANLCDGNKTFSGFDMSTKLKLIGVDVASFGDPFITEPDSRSILFEDTHKGVYKRINISNDGKYLLGGILIGEAEAYNMLLQTVNNKIALPPNPEDLILGSRGGNTQTENSGLAGLPDDALICSCEGVSKGQICDSVSLEGCESVDAIKKCTKAGTGCGGCIPMVKDLMLHTMKENGKYVRNVVCEHFQLSRQELYDLIKIHNLKNYEQVLDNVGKGDGCEICKPLVSSLLASIWNDMILKRGNDTAQDSNDRFLANIQKGGTYSVVPRIPGGEIKPDKLVIIGEVAEKYGLYTKITGGQRIDMFGAHLSDLPLIWEELIAAGFESGHAYGKALRTVKSCVGSTWCRFGLHDSVSYAIRIEERYRGLRAPHKLKSAVSGCIRECAEAQSKDFGIIATEKGWNLYVCGNGGSKPQHALLLASDVDSETCIKYIDRFLMFYIRTADPLTRTAPWLNKMEGGIEYLRNVVVNDSLGMAEQWEIEMQNIVDSYQCEWKTAIEDPEIRKRFNHFVNAPTERDPSIKFDEMRGQKKAANWTTV; this is translated from the coding sequence ATGAATCAAAAAATAATAGTCGTAATAGGAAATGGAATGGTTGGATATAAGTTTTGTGAAAAAATAACCGACAAATCTGATAATTTTAAAATTTTTGTGTTTGGAGAAGAACCAAGAAGAGCTTACGACAGAGTTCATTTAAGTGAATACTTTAACGGAAAGACCGCGGAAGACCTATCTTTATCTCACGAAAACTGGTACAACGAAAAAAATATTACCCTTTATCTTGGCGATCCGGTAAAGGAAATTGACAGAGATAACAAAACCATACATTCAAATAAGGGGCTTACTTTAAATTACGATTATCTGGTTCTTGCAACAGGCTCATCAGCTTTTGTACCGGATATCCCTGGCGTTGACAAAGAAGGAGTTTTTGTGTACCGCACAATTGAAGACCTTGAACTTATTAAAAATTACGCTTTAAATGCAAAAACAGGCGCTGTTTTAGGCGGAGGGCTACTGGGCTTGGAAGCAGCAAAGGCTTTAATAGATTTAAACCTCGAGGAAACAAATGTAATTGAGTTTGCCCCAAGGTTAATGCCAAGACAAATAGACAACACCGGAAGCTTAATGCTGCAAACTAAACTCAACGCACTTGGATTAGCTATACACACCAATAAAGGCACCAGCAGCATAGAAGGAACAGACCGTATTGAAGCGCTAAAGTTTAATGATGGTAGTGAATTAAAAACAGACATACTGGTAATTTCAGCTGGAATTCGCCCCAGAGATGAACTCGCAAAACTTTGCGGCATTGAGGTAGGCACCAGAGGTGGAATTCTGGTAAATGAATTTATGCAGACCAGCGACCCATCTGTTTTTGCAATTGGAGAGTGTGCTTTATTTAATCATAACATCTATGGACTAATTGCTCCGGGATATGAAATGGCTGAGGTTGTGGCAGCTAACCTCTGCGATGGCAATAAAACATTTAGTGGATTTGACATGAGCACCAAGCTTAAACTTATTGGTGTAGATGTTGCCAGCTTTGGAGATCCATTTATAACAGAACCAGATTCAAGAAGCATCTTATTTGAAGATACTCACAAAGGAGTTTATAAACGCATTAACATCAGTAACGATGGAAAATATTTGCTAGGAGGCATACTAATTGGCGAAGCAGAAGCTTATAACATGCTACTGCAAACGGTAAATAATAAAATTGCACTCCCCCCTAACCCCGAAGACCTAATATTAGGATCTCGTGGCGGTAACACGCAAACTGAAAATTCAGGATTGGCCGGACTTCCTGATGATGCATTAATTTGTAGTTGCGAAGGTGTATCTAAGGGACAGATTTGCGACTCTGTCTCTTTAGAGGGATGCGAATCGGTTGATGCTATAAAAAAATGCACAAAAGCAGGTACAGGATGCGGAGGCTGTATACCAATGGTGAAGGATTTGATGCTGCACACCATGAAAGAAAATGGCAAATACGTAAGAAATGTAGTTTGTGAGCACTTTCAACTGAGCCGTCAGGAGTTATATGATCTTATAAAAATACACAACCTTAAAAATTACGAGCAAGTACTGGACAACGTAGGCAAAGGCGATGGCTGCGAAATTTGCAAACCGCTGGTATCATCACTTCTGGCAAGTATCTGGAATGACATGATCCTTAAAAGAGGTAATGATACCGCCCAGGACAGCAATGACAGATTTTTGGCAAATATTCAAAAAGGAGGAACCTACTCTGTTGTTCCAAGGATTCCGGGAGGCGAAATTAAACCGGATAAACTTGTTATTATTGGAGAGGTTGCCGAAAAATATGGTTTATACACAAAAATAACCGGCGGGCAACGGATAGATATGTTCGGGGCACACCTAAGTGATTTGCCACTAATTTGGGAAGAGTTAATTGCTGCAGGTTTTGAAAGCGGACATGCCTACGGAAAAGCCTTACGAACTGTAAAGAGTTGTGTTGGTAGTACCTGGTGCCGTTTTGGTTTACACGATAGTGTAAGTTACGCCATCAGAATAGAGGAACGTTACAGAGGCTTAAGAGCTCCGCACAAACTAAAATCAGCCGTTAGTGGCTGCATCCGCGAATGCGCAGAGGCACAAAGCAAAGATTTCGGAATTATAGCAACCGAAAAAGGATGGAATTTGTATGTATGTGGAAACGGAGGCAGTAAACCGCAGCATGCACTACTTCTGGCTTCAGATGTAGATAGTGAAACATGCATCAAATACATCGACAGATTTTTAATGTTCTATATCCGCACTGCTGATCCGCTTACAAGAACTGCCCCATGGTTAAATAAGATGGAAGGTGGAATTGAATACCTGAGAAATGTGGTGGTAAACGATAGCCTGGGAATGGCTGAACAATGGGAAATTGAAATGCAAAACATTGTTGACAGCTACCAATGTGAATGGAAAACGGCAATTGAGGATCCGGAAATAAGAAAAAGGTTCAATCATTTTGTGAATGCTCCTACAGAGAGAGATCCAAGTATAAAATTTGACGAAATGCGTGGCCAAAAAAAGGCTGCAAACTGGACAACAGTTTAA
- the cobA gene encoding uroporphyrinogen-III C-methyltransferase has protein sequence MSNSLKKIDNPTFFVVGSGPGDPDLLTIRGFNVLKAAKVILYDNLANKELLNIASNDCEKIYVGKKPYGLCTSQETIHQLIKYYAFTRGNVVRLKGGDPFIFGRGFEEILFAREHGIESHYVPGISSMQASGLSDIPLTHRGVSESFWIITGTKKDGTLSADLQLAIKSKATVVIYMGMKKLKEISLAYIMSGKGAVPAAIIQNASMPHQKRVVCEVKDLFEAAMNSALTNPAIIIIGDVVKAAEFIAAQQAHKSA, from the coding sequence ATGAGTAATTCTTTGAAAAAAATAGATAATCCTACGTTTTTTGTTGTTGGTTCTGGTCCAGGTGACCCAGATTTGCTAACTATTAGAGGTTTTAATGTTTTAAAAGCTGCAAAAGTTATACTTTATGATAATTTAGCAAACAAAGAGTTGCTAAACATAGCTTCCAACGATTGCGAGAAAATTTATGTGGGTAAAAAACCATACGGGTTATGCACTTCACAGGAAACCATTCATCAGCTTATAAAGTATTATGCATTTACCAGGGGAAATGTAGTTCGTTTAAAAGGTGGTGATCCTTTTATTTTTGGAAGAGGGTTTGAAGAAATTCTATTTGCCCGTGAGCATGGTATAGAATCTCACTATGTGCCGGGTATTAGTAGTATGCAGGCGAGTGGATTGAGTGATATACCTTTAACTCATCGTGGTGTAAGTGAAAGTTTCTGGATTATAACCGGTACCAAAAAGGATGGTACTTTGTCTGCTGATCTTCAACTTGCAATTAAAAGCAAAGCTACCGTTGTTATATATATGGGGATGAAAAAGCTTAAGGAAATTTCTTTAGCCTATATTATGTCCGGAAAAGGAGCTGTTCCTGCGGCAATAATCCAAAATGCGTCAATGCCACATCAAAAGCGGGTTGTTTGCGAGGTAAAAGATTTGTTTGAGGCTGCAATGAATTCCGCCCTTACAAATCCTGCAATTATAATAATTGGCGATGTTGTAAAAGCGGCAGAATTCATTGCGGCTCAGCAAGCGCATAAATCTGCTTAG